The following proteins are encoded in a genomic region of Lutra lutra chromosome 16, mLutLut1.2, whole genome shotgun sequence:
- the EFNB3 gene encoding ephrin-B3 isoform X2: MGAPRSGPGGVRVGALLLLGVLGLVSGLSLEPVYWNSANKRFQAEGGYVLYPQIGDRLDLLCPRARPPGPHSSPNYEFYKLYLVGGAQGRRCEAPPAPNLLLTCDRPDLDLRFTIKFQEYSPNLWGHEFRSHHDYYIIATSDGTREGLESLQGGVCLTRGMKVLLRVGQSPRGGAAPRKPVSEMPMERDRGAAHSLDPGKENMPGLFLSLATPSLRLLLPSWLPLLTLSHLPGGGTPASPPQLPLLTSLTTRSPQSAKNGGLMGKAWGLQPGCGRGQRCLLLSSPSGVVGS, from the exons ATGGGGGCCCCCCGTTCTGGGCCGGGGGGCGTGCGAGTCGGGGCCCTGCTGCTGCTCGGCGTTTTGGGGCTGGTGTCTGGGCTCAGCCTGGAGCCCGTCTACTGGAATTCGGCGAATAAGAG GTTCCAGGCAGAGGGCGGTTACGTGCTGTACCCTCAGATTGGGGACCGGCTAGACCTCCTCTGCCCCCGGGCCCGGCCTCCCGGCCCCCACTCGTCTCCTAATTACGAGTTCTACAAGCTGTACCTGGTCGGGGGTGCCCAGGGCCGGCGCTGTGaggcaccccctgcccccaacctgcTCCTCACTTGTGACCGGCCGGACCTGGATCTCCGTTTCACCATTAAGTTCCAGGAGTACAGCCCTAACCTCTGGGGCCACGAGTTCCGCTCGCACCACGATTACTACATAATTG CCACTTCGGACGGGACCCGGGAAGGCCTGGAGAGTTTGCAGGGAGGTGTGTGCCTTACCAGAGGCATGAAGGTGCTTCTCCGAGTGGGACAAA GTCCCCGAGGAGGGGCCGCCCCCAGAAAGCCTGTGTCTGAAATGCCCATGGAGCGAGACCGGGGGGCAGCCCACAGCCTGGACCCCGGGAAGGAGAACATGCCAG GTCTGTTCCTCTCCCTAGCGACCCCCTCCCTGCGTCTCCTTTTACCCTCTTGGCTTCCTCTCCTCACCCTCTCCCATCTCCCGGGTGGGGGGACGCCAGCATCCCCCCCGCAGCTTCCCCTTCTGACCTCTCTCACCACCCGTTCCCCTCAGTCTGCCAAAAACGGGGGCCTTATGGGGAAGGCTTGGGGCCTCCAGCCCGGCTGCGGGCGTGGGCAGCggtgcctcctcctctccagcccgTCTGGGGTGGTTGGGTCGTGA
- the EFNB3 gene encoding ephrin-B3 isoform X1 produces the protein MGAPRSGPGGVRVGALLLLGVLGLVSGLSLEPVYWNSANKRFQAEGGYVLYPQIGDRLDLLCPRARPPGPHSSPNYEFYKLYLVGGAQGRRCEAPPAPNLLLTCDRPDLDLRFTIKFQEYSPNLWGHEFRSHHDYYIIATSDGTREGLESLQGGVCLTRGMKVLLRVGQSPRGGAAPRKPVSEMPMERDRGAAHSLDPGKENMPGDPTSNATSRGAEGPLPPPSMPAVAGAAGGLALLLLGVAGAGGAMCWRRRRAKPSESRHPGPGSFGRGGSLGLGGGSGMGPREAEPGELGIALRGSGAADPPFCPHYEKVSGDYGHPVYIVQDGPPQSPPNIYYKV, from the exons ATGGGGGCCCCCCGTTCTGGGCCGGGGGGCGTGCGAGTCGGGGCCCTGCTGCTGCTCGGCGTTTTGGGGCTGGTGTCTGGGCTCAGCCTGGAGCCCGTCTACTGGAATTCGGCGAATAAGAG GTTCCAGGCAGAGGGCGGTTACGTGCTGTACCCTCAGATTGGGGACCGGCTAGACCTCCTCTGCCCCCGGGCCCGGCCTCCCGGCCCCCACTCGTCTCCTAATTACGAGTTCTACAAGCTGTACCTGGTCGGGGGTGCCCAGGGCCGGCGCTGTGaggcaccccctgcccccaacctgcTCCTCACTTGTGACCGGCCGGACCTGGATCTCCGTTTCACCATTAAGTTCCAGGAGTACAGCCCTAACCTCTGGGGCCACGAGTTCCGCTCGCACCACGATTACTACATAATTG CCACTTCGGACGGGACCCGGGAAGGCCTGGAGAGTTTGCAGGGAGGTGTGTGCCTTACCAGAGGCATGAAGGTGCTTCTCCGAGTGGGACAAA GTCCCCGAGGAGGGGCCGCCCCCAGAAAGCCTGTGTCTGAAATGCCCATGGAGCGAGACCGGGGGGCAGCCCACAGCCTGGACCCCGGGAAGGAGAACATGCCAG GTGACCCCACCAGCAATGCAACCTCCCGGGGTGCTGAaggccccctgccccctcccagcatGCCCGCGGTGGCCGGGGCAGCGGGGGGGCTGGCGCTGCTCTTGCTGGgcgtggcaggggctgggggtgccaTGTGCTGGCGGAGACGGCGGGCCAAGCCTTCGGAGAGTCGCCACCCTGGTCCTGGTTCCTTCGGGAGGGGAGGGTCTCTGGGCCTGGGCGGCGGCAGTGGGATGGGGCCTCGAGAGGCTGAGCCTGGGGAGCTAGGGATAGCTCTGCGGGGCAGTGGGGCCGCAGACCCCCCGTTCTGTCCCCACTATGAGAAGGTGAGTGGTGACTATGGGCATCCTGTGTACATCGTGCAGGATGGGCCCCCCCAGAGCCCTCCCAACATCTACTACAAGGTATGA